A region of Cucumis melo cultivar AY chromosome 2, USDA_Cmelo_AY_1.0, whole genome shotgun sequence DNA encodes the following proteins:
- the LOC103501571 gene encoding transcription repressor OFP8-like — protein MDTRFKLRLSRVFQSSFASCRSRNLSDILHKAVFIPSSSDDASFRKISPSETSSDFLLPRRKISRRFPLSPLPSAISGGRTCPPTSPISPSKPISEKMTTSTKKKNKHKKQRKQRKQSKREIPFSLFSSSNFGGTWWYSSEDEDDDDETDTLFSSKSRSSDSSASHRRQKSRRRRGGRSRGSEMGVLPLKGKVKDSFAVVKKSSDPYNDFRMSMLEMIVEKQIFSAKDLEQLLQCFLSLNSHHHHNVILEVFTEIWEALFSDWGS, from the coding sequence ATGGACACACGTTTCAAGCTCCGTCTCTCTCGTGTCTTCCAATCCTCTTTCGCCTCTTGCCGTTCCCGTAATCTCTCCGATATCCTCCATAAAGCCGTCTTCATTCCCTCCTCCTCCGACGATGCCAGTTTCCGCAAGATCTCACCCTCCGAAACCTCTTCCGATTTCCTTCTCCCCCGCCGCAAAATCTCCCGCCGCTTCCCTCTCTCCCCTTTACCCTCTGCAATTTCCGGTGGCCGTACTTGCCCTCCGACTTCCCCGATCTCCCCCTCAAAACCCATCTCCGAGAAAATGACAACCTcaacgaagaagaagaacaaacataAGAAACAAAGGAAACAGAGGAAACAGAGTAAGAGGGAGATTCCGTTCAGCCTCTTTAGTTCATCGAATTTCGGTGGTACATGGTGGTACAGTAGCGAGGATGAAGACGACGATGATGAAACGGACACCCTCTTCTCTTCGAAATCGCGTTCTTCTGATTCGTCGGCATCTCACCGACGACAGAAGTCACGGCGGAGAAGAGGAGGTCGGAGCCGGGGGTCTGAAATGGGAGTTTTGCCGTTGAAAGGGAAAGTGAAAGATAGTTTTGCAGTGGTGAAGAAATCGAGCGATCCGTATAATGATTTTAGAATGTCAATGTTGGAGATGATTGTTGAGAAACAGATATTTTCAGCTAAAGATCTTGAACAACTCTTGCAATGTTTTCTCTCTTTGAATTCTCATCATCACCATAATGTGATTCTTGAGGTGTTCACTGAGATTTGGGAAGCTCTGTTTTCAGATTGGGGATCTTGA